One stretch of Candida orthopsilosis Co 90-125, chromosome 3 draft sequence DNA includes these proteins:
- a CDS encoding Pac10 protein (S. cerevisiae homolog PAC10 has tubulin binding, has role in tubulin complex assembly and localizes to prefoldin complex), whose translation MAEILKPKNTNPRGIPEAPFIESVDAIIRDPENEFQPVMSQFQQRLQQYKYMELSKQQQLADVNLKIPDIEKNLEVINYIKACKAIEDEDEEDADEELTFSYELNDTLYSKATVDVKKMESVYLWLGAEVMLEYPLDEAVELLSERLSKNQEQKAVVEEDLEFLRENITTMEVNTARLYNWDVERRKKEQLKK comes from the exons ATGGCTGAGATACTAAA ACCGAAAAACACCAATCCTAGGGGAATCCCAGAGGCACCTTTCATTGAACTGGTGGATGCTATAATCAGAGACcctgaaaatgaatttcaACCAGTAAtgtctcaatttcaacaacgtTTACAGCAATACAAGTATATGGAGTTATCTAAGCAACAGCAATTAGCTGATGTTAACCTAAAAATCCCCGATATCGAAAAGAACTTGGAAGTTATAAACTACATAAAGGCATGTAAAGCAAttgaggatgaagatgaagaggatgcGGATGAAGAATTGACATTCAGCTACGAACTCAATGACACGTTGTACAGTAAAGCTACAGTAGATGTTAAGAAGATGGAGTCGGTTTATTTGTGGTTGGGGGCTGAGGTCATGCTTGAATACCCATTGGATGAAGCTGTTGAGCTCTTGAGCGAGCGTTTGAGCAAAAATCAAGAGCAAAAGGCGGTTGTCGAAGAGGATCTAGAATTTCTTAGAGAAAACATCACCACCATGGAAGTCAACACGGCCAGGTTGTACAACTGGGATGtggaaagaagaaaaaaggaGCAATTAAAGAAATAA
- a CDS encoding Thi4 thiamine biosynthetic enzyme precursor, translated as MTPPTMLQTTTTETFHLTPSGNRQINLKSNAANGEVKFADWEKFQFAPIRESTVSRAMTRRYFADLDKYTESDVVIVGAGSAGLSAAYVLAKNRPDLKIAIIEASVSPGGGCWLGGQLFSAMVLRKPADQFLDNLGVAYEDEGDYVVVKHAALFMSTLLSKVLQFPNVKLFNATAVEDLITRRDESTGELRIAGVVTNWTLVALNHDTQSCMDPNTINCNVVLSTTGHDGPFGAFSAKRLEELGKAPKDITVGFKPSGEQQPTQTNSASVFELGGMRGLDMNKAEDAIVKGTREIVPGLVIAGMELAEVDGSNRMGPTFGAMALSGVKAAESVLNAIDIRQKQNQTCYGGLKA; from the coding sequence atgACTCCACCAACTATGTTACAAACTACCACGACTGAGACATTCCACTTGACTCCAAGTGGAAACCgtcaaatcaatttgaaatccaATGCGGCTAATGGCGAGGTTAAATTTGCTGACTGggaaaaatttcaatttgctcCAATTAGAGAATCAACTGTTTCCAGAGCAATGACCAGGAGGTACTTTGCTGACTTGGACAAATACACAGAATCAGACgttgttattgttggtGCTGGATCTGCTGGTTTATCTGCTGCATATGTTTTGGCCAAGAACAGACCGGATTTAAAGATTGCTATTATTGAGGCATCAGTTTCCCCAGGTGGTGGCTGTTGGTTGGGTGGTCAATTGTTCTCGGCCATGGTGTTGAGAAAGCCAGCTGACCAGTTCTTGGACAACTTGGGTGTTGCTTATGAAGACGAAGGTGATTACGTTGTCGTCAAGCACGCTGCTTTATTCATGTCAACCTTACTTTCAAAGGTTTTGCAGTTCCCCAATgtcaaattgtttaatgCCACCGCTGTTGAGGATCTAATTACAAGACGTGATGAATCCACTGGGGAGTTGAGAATTGCTGGTGTTGTCACCAACTGGACATTGGTTGCATTGAACCATGACACTCAATCATGTATGGACCCAAATACCATCAACTGTAACGTGGTTTTGTCTACTACTGGCCACGATGGTCCTTTTGGTGCCTTCTCTGCTAAGAGATTGGAGGAGTTGGGAAAAGCTCCAAAGGACATCACCGTTGGGTTCAAACCTAGCGGTGAGCAACAGCCAACACAAACCAACTCTGCATctgtttttgaattgggaGGCATGAGAGGTCTTGACATGAACAAAGCAGAAGATGCCATTGTCAAAGGAACAAGAGAAATTGTTCCCGGTTTGGTGATTGCTGGTATGGAATTGGCTGAAGTTGATGGTTCCAACAGAATGGGGCCTACTTTCGGAGCCATGGCTCTCTCCGGGGTCAAAGCCGCAGAATCTGTGTTGAATGCAATTGACATCAGACAGAAGCAAAACCAAACTTGCTACGGTGGTTTAAAAGCCTGA
- a CDS encoding Trm11 protein (S. cerevisiae homolog TRM11 has tRNA (guanine-N2-)-methyltransferase activity, has role in tRNA methylation and localizes to cytoplasm) has translation MKEYLILLAQVYPEFRLAELEALADLHGIDVDLSQHDPTRPFLKVQLENDCDACSFISRAVLSKAIYEVWGEGESYDTLHQSVKHNSGDRFDLYKKSTFRFDFEGYKGRQNSKAKRAIIESFGYLNFEGAVDLKNPEECFTILEEYEVFGMEKADKPKYIWFGRLVSLTERTEKNVVETYDLKKRGYIGTTSFDAELSLVTCNLAHVTSGHTVYDPFTGTGSFMVTAAHFGALAIGSDIDVRMLSGNGSEQNVKSNFKDYGTYANFIDVLTMDFTHNALRKGFGIDTIICDPPYGVREGLRVLGAKNEEKAAGREKNVVDGEIAHLRRDFVPPKKPYELSDMLDDLLSFAGDRLPVGGKLAFWMPTANDDFSETIIPQHERLKLQFNLEQEFHKWSRRLLVYVKMDESYAGETRNGLKELNIKNFRERYFKGFSERSR, from the coding sequence ATGAAAGAGTACTTGATTCTACTAGCTCAGGTATACCCAGAATTCAGACTAGCAGAGCTTGAAGCACTAGCTGATTTACACGGAATAGATGTGGATTTGTCCCAACACGATCCAACTAGACCATTTCTTAAAGTTCAGCTAGAGAACGACTGCGATGCCTGCTCGTTCATACTGAGAGCAGTCTTGTCAAAAGCTATATACGAAGTTTGGGGTGAAGGTGAAAGTTATGACACACTCCATCAGAGTGTAAAACACAATAGCGGGGATAGGTTTGACTTGTACAAGAAGTCTACCTTCAGGTTCGACTTTGAGGGCTATAAGGGTCGTCAAAATTCGAAAGCTAAGAGAGCAATTATAGAGTCATTTGggtatttgaattttgaaggggctgttgatttgaaaaacccAGAGGAGTGCTTTACCATACTTGAGGAATATGAAGTTTTTGGAATGGAAAAAGCTGACAAGCCAAAGTATATCTGGTTTGGACGTCTTGTTTCTTTAACCGAAAGAACTGAAAAGAATGTGGTTGAGACTTATGACTTGAAGAAGAGGGGATATATAGGAACTACGTCGTTTGACGCGGAATTATCGTTGGTTACCTGTAACTTGGCCCATGTGACAAGTGGCCACACAGTTTACGATCCTTTTACTGGAACTGGTTCTTTTATGGTAACGGCTGCCCACTTTGGTGCATTGGCAATAGGGTCCGATATTGACGTGAGGATGCTTTCAGGAAATGGATCAGAGCAAAACGTTAAGTCAAATTTCAAGGATTACGGCACGTATGCCAATTTTATTGATGTCTTGACAATGGACTTTACTCATAACGCGTTAAGGAAAGGATTTGGCATAGATACAATCATATGTGATCCGCCTTATGGAGTAAGAGAAGGACTTCGAGTACTCGGTGCTAAGAATGAAGAAAAGGCAGCTGGTCGAGAGAAGAACGTAGTGGACGGTGAAATAGCCCACCTCAGGCGAGATTTTGTACCACCAAAGAAGCCATATGAACTTTCAGATATGTTGGATGATCTCTTGCTGTTTGCAGGCGACAGATTACCTGTAGGAGGAAAGTTGGCATTTTGGATGCCCACAgccaatgatgatttttcaGAGACTATCATACCCCAGCACGAGCGCCTTAAATTACAGTTCAATCTCGAACAGGAATTTCACAAATGGTCACGAAGACTTCTTGTTTATGTTAAAATGGACGAACTGTATGCGGGTGAGACCCGGAACGGTttaaaagaattgaatattaAAAACTTCCGGGAACGTTACTTCAAAGGATTTAGTGAAAGGAGTCGATAG
- a CDS encoding Dbp10 protein (S. cerevisiae homolog DBP10 has role in large subunit assembly and localizes to nucleolus) → MSDEEDINIAKALAALSDEELSSDDSDGGEFQDEILLSDDESEAPPNKKAKKSKQEPLTALRAADDENSAEEDDDILTSFFTANNPTAKKAKAGSFASFGFSKFLLSNISKKGYKQPTPIQRKSIPLIINNRDVVGMARTGSGKTAAFVLPLIEKLKSRRPTGVRAVILSPSRELALQTYKQVKEFSRGTDLQSIVLIGGDSLEEDFGKMVSKPDVIVCTPGRFLHLKVEMQYDLSTVQYIVFDEADRLFEMGFAEQLNELLLALPPNRQSLLFSATLPRTLVDFAKAGLTNPVLVRLDAESKISENLQMAYFTTKINEREANLLYILQEVIKMPLGTPEEVKKLVAMDKREAEESDDDGDSGKKRKYKFKKERMPSANQLPSERSTIIFVPTKHHVEYITKLLRDAGYLVSYIYGTLDQHARKNQLYQFKIGLTKILVVTDVAARGIDIPVLANVINFTLPGSSKIFIHRVGRTARAGNKGWAYSIVNEKELPYLLDLELFLGKKVLLTSMYEAKCEMLKNKQGDSYIPPRVNYTERLVVGSIPRVDLETFQELYENLLKNNYEIKVLKDVATKGEKLYHRTRQAASQESLKRSKEILETNSWDDQHLLFGENLEKKKEDFLAKLQNRNVKETVFEIRKKGVKENDSLAEFMHKRRRQIAPIQRKAQERRELLQKERLAGLRHGIEEELLKTDDENSGYVQQVDDDELQKAFEDGDQLQKKKTSRDPQYFISHYAPASVIQDQQLSIASSFVNDAQAAAFDLDNDDKLQANKQVMKWDKKKGKYINSQSTDKKYIISENGTKIPASFRSGKFDEWKKQRNLKHTASVDDVKENNHRFKHKKQSTPKLPDKYRDDYHKQKKKVEKALDSGLRVKGYNKPGQQQELRSTEQIRKARALKEQRRAKNARPSRKR, encoded by the coding sequence ATGTCGGACGAGGAAGATATCAATATTGCAAAAGCACTTGCAGCTCTATCAGATGAAGAGTTGAGTAGCGACGACTCAGATGGTGGGGAGTTTCAAGACGAGATACTTTTACTGGATGATGAGTCCGAAGCTCCACCAAATAAAAAGGCGAAAAAGAGTAAGCAAGAACCACTAACAGCTCTTCGAGCAGCCGACGATGAAAATTCTGCTGAAGAGGATGACGATATTTTAACTTCGTTCTTCACTGCCAATAACCCAACGGCcaaaaaagcaaaagctGGTTCATTTGCATCGTTtggattttcaaaattcttaCTTTCAAATATATCCAAGAAAGGTTATAAACAACCAACACCCATTCAAAGGAAATCTATTCCTTTGATTATTAATAATAGAGATGTTGTGGGAATGGCAAGAACCGGTTCGGGAAAAACAGCCGCATTCGTTTTGCCTCTTATTGAGAAGTTGAAACTGAGAAGACCAACAGGTGTGAGGGCCGTTATTTTATCACCTTCTAGAGAATTGGCATTGCAAACCTATAAACAAGTTAAAGAATTCAGTCGCGGAACTGACTTGCAGTCAATTGTATTGATTGGTGGTGATTCATTGGAGGAggattttggaaaaatggTAAGCAAACCAGATGTTATAGTGTGTACCCCAGGTAGGTTTTTGCATTTAAAAGTTGAAATGCAATACGATTTGTCAACTGTTCAGTACATTGTATTCGATGAAGCTGACAGACTATTTGAGATGGGTTTTGCCGAACAATTAAACGAATTATTACTAGCATTGCCACCAAATAGGCAGTCGTTACTTTTTTCTGCCACTTTACCCAGAACTTTGGTGGACTTTGCCAAAGCTGGCTTAACTAATCCAGTGTTGGTTCGTTTAGACGCTGAATCAAAGATTTCTGAAAATTTGCAAATGGCATACTTTaccaccaaaatcaatgaaagAGAAGCAAATCTTTTATACATTTTGCAAGAAGTGATCAAGATGCCATTGGGTACTCCCGAAGAGGTAAAGAAGCTTGTAGCAATGGACAAAAGGGAAGCAGAGGAAAGTGATGACGATGGCGATTCCggaaagaaaaggaaatataaattcaaaaaggaGAGAATGCCTTCAGCAAATCAACTTCCTTCGGAAAGGTCGACAATCATTTTCGTACCAACAAAGCATCATGTCGAATATATTACAAAGCTTTTAAGAGACGCTGGCTATTTAGTGTCATATATTTACGGTACTTTGGATCAACACGCAAGAAAGAATCAATTATATCAGTTCAAAATTGGTCTTACAAAGATTTTGGTGGTTACAGATGTGGCTGCAAGAGGTATCGATATCCCGGTATTGGCAAACGTCATCAACTTCACTTTACCTGGATCATctaaaattttcattcatAGAGTGGGTAGAACAGCAAGAGCAGGAAACAAAGGTTGGGCATACTCGATTGTCAATGAGAAGGAGTTGCCATATTTATTAGATTTGGAACTTTTTTTGGGAAAGAAGGTTTTGTTGACATCTATGTATGAAGCCAAGTgtgaaatgttgaaaaataaacaagGCGACTCTTATATTCCGCCACGTGTCAATTACACAGAGAGACTTGTTGTTGGGTCTATACCGCGTGTGGATTTAGAGACTTTCCAAGAATTGTATGAGAACTTGCTAAAGAACAATTACGAGattaaagttttgaaagatgtAGCAACCAAAGGTGAAAAGTTGTACCATAGGACCAGGCAAGCAGCATCACAGGAGTCATTAAAGAGAAGCAAAGAGATCTTGGAAACAAACTCATGGGATGATCAACATTTATTATTTGGTGAAAACttggagaaaaagaaggaagacTTTTTGGcaaagttgcaaaatagGAACGTCAAGGAGACTGTGTTTGAGATTAGAAAGAAGGGTGTAAAGGAAAATGACAGTCTCGCTGAGTTTATGCACAAGAGAAGACGTCAAATAGCGCCTATTCAGCGTAAGGCCCAGGAACGTCGTGAGTTGTTGCAGAAAGAGCGATTGGCTGGGTTAAGGCATGGTATTGAGGAAGAGCTTCTTAAGACAGACGATGAAAATAGTGGGTATGTACAGCAAgtggatgatgatgaattgcAAAAAGCATTTGAGGATGGTGATCAATTGcagaaaaagaagacaTCTCGTGATCCGCAGTATTTCATCAGTCACTACGCTCCTGCATCAGTTATTCAAGATCAGCAATTGTCTATTGCTTCTTCGTTTGTAAACGACGCCCAAGCTGCCGCATTTGACTTGGACAATGATGATAAACTACAAGCCAATAAACAAGTGATGAAATGGGACAAAAAGAAAGGTAAGTACATCAATTCACAATCCACAGACAAGAAGTACATAATCAGTGAAAACGGAACAAAGATCCCAGCATCTTTTAGATCGGGTAAATTCGATGAATggaagaaacaaagaaactTAAAACACACGGCGTCTGTTGATGACgtaaaagaaaacaatCACAGATTCAAGCACAAGAAGCAAAGCACACCAAAATTACCAGACAAATACAGAGATGATTatcacaaacaaaagaaaaaggttGAAAAGGCACTTGATTCTGGCTTGAGAGTAAAGGGATACAATAAGCCTggacaacaacaagagtTGAGGTCAACAGAACAAATCAGAAAGGCTAGAGCATTGAAAGAGCAAAGAAGAGCAAAAAATGCTCGCCCGAGTAGAAAAAGGTAA
- a CDS encoding Wor2 protein (C. albicans homolog is a regulator of white-opaque switching), translating into MPQLPSVSELLGSTRVESAAGATVQTYPHSNSYDYNERKDSTTSISSPTISNDGYRRQSTDKSRHQRLPSISNTILPTNSKRNSIDTSPRSSVHLPSLSYSLIPRNKSNNNITTNLESPPSSRRSTESSISRTTNNPAAPSVLPRTNSGNYLPNQSFKFQQPSQQQQSIQQHEESSKSGIVRPQVGSPIGSADKLQTLHMYNNSPSNLHMQPPPPPPPPLQPSFSSQTQSNSNTVSPTHNPLTSEIAADHINTATVPQHINLPLTTPSHGNPHGNPAFLISKSAPTSTTTTSYPSYFYQAAPPGDIQVRPPQEHYFTQHAPQATSIPTQTPPPTSSRNQNQVVAGPGYYIVQQPQQIPLPPTAPQQQVQAYAHPLPPHSLHHQAPLYQTQQGFHDQVHYDPHRPPASGALVGPPHMYAYNVPYSDENNALVNKRKIIKRRTRTGCLTCRKRRIKCDERKPSCFNCERSKKVCLGYENLSNLQPRKRTRDTSLDLPTTEGGATLNQQPQDVQQQVHDDRRSNGL; encoded by the coding sequence ATGCCACAACTACCCTCGGTATCTGAACTATTAGGTTCAACTAGAGTAGAATCAGCGGCTGGTGCAACAGTACAAACTTATCCCCATTCAAACTCCTATGATTACAACGAGAGGAAGGATTCTACtacttcaatttcttccCCTACAATCTCAAATGACGGATATAGGAGACAATCTACCGATAAATCCAGACATCAAAGACTACCGTCTATTTCCAACACTATTCTACCTACAAACAGCAAAAGGAACTCCATTGATACGTCGCCACGCTCCTCGGTTCATCTACCGAGTCTCTCTTATTCATTGATTCCGCGAAAtaaaagcaacaacaatattaCCACCAACCTAGAATCCCCACCAAGCTCGCGGAGACTGACAGAATCGTCGATTAGCAGGACAACCAATAACCCAGCAGCTCCACTGGTTCTTCCAAGAACTAACTCAGGAAACTACTTGCCTAAtcaatctttcaaattccAGCAGCCactgcaacaacagcaatcGATACAGCAACACGAGGAATCTCTGAAGTCAGGGATTGTGCGGCCACAGGTTGGCTCGCCAATAGGAAGCGCAGATAAGCTTCAAACGTTGCACATGTATAACAATTCGCCATCTAATTTGCACATGCAACCGCCTCCACCCCCTCCTCCACCATTACAGCCCCTGTTCTCATCCCAGactcaatcaaattcaaatacagTGTCTCCTACACATAATCCTCTAACACTGGAAATAGCCGCTGACCACATCAACACTGCCACTGTTCCTCAACATATAAATTTACCACTTACAACACCCTCACATGGTAACCCACATGGTAACCCAGCCTTCCTAATATCCAAAAGTGCCCCAACAAGTACAACTACCACTTCGTATCCGCTGTATTTCTACCAAGCAGCACCGCCAGGTGACATACAAGTGAGGCCTCCTCAAGAACATTACTTCACCCAACATGCTCCACAGGCCACATCTATTCCAACTCAAACGCCCCCACCAACTTCTTCACGTAATCAAAACCAAGTTGTAGCTGGCCCTGGATACTACATTgttcaacaaccacaacaaattcCACTTCCACCAACGGcgccacaacaacaagtacAAGCATATGCGCATCCACTTCCCCCGCATTCACTACACCACCAAGCCCCTTTATACCAAACACAACAAGGGTTTCATGATCAAGTACATTATGATCCACATAGGCCACCAGCTTCAGGCGCTTTAGTAGGTCCACCACACATGTACGCTTACAATGTTCCTTACAGTGACGAAAACAATGCTCTTGTCAATAAGCgcaaaattatcaaacgAAGAACAAGAACTGGCTGTTTAACATGTAGAAAGAGGAGAATAAAGTGTGATGAGAGAAAACCAtcatgtttcaattgtgaaCGCCTGAAGAAGGTTTGTTTGGGATATGAAAATTTGTCGAACTTACAACCAAGgaaaagaacaagagaTACAAGCCTAGACTTGCCAACCACTGAGGGAGGTGCTactttgaatcaacaaccacaagATGTCCAACAACAAGTACACGATGATAGGAGAAGCAACGGTTTATGA